The stretch of DNA aaatattctctgagtttttttgtgtgctaatttggaagatcaaatccccaagatccgtagatttcaaggaattcatggattcaggtatgcttccgcatctagttttgttcttgatttattcttgatgatttgacatgatagatccgggtttattaagttttatttttgatttattttacaattctaaCAGGTATAACCTTCACAACACTCTATTATTTACTTGGGGCTAAGATAGAACCATTTCATAGGTTTTGTAGCCTAACTAAAACCTTCTAACTTTTCGAAGGCttaactaaaaacttatttaatttttatggctCAATTAGTAATCCTCCGAATATGCAAATTGGTGATTTGTATAAACAAATGAAAAACCTCAAAAATGTTTGAGTGTTTGCAAAGTCATATAGTAATTGGATTTTGGTGTAATTACTTGCATAATTACTCCAATTCTCAACCTCGCCTAAGAGTTGGAAAGTGTAATTGGGGTGCTTCAATTATACACAATTTAATGGGATCCACCAATTACacccaaattcaattactaagttGTTTTCCAAACATAGCCAAAAGGTTTTCCCAGTTCAGTAATTGGTATCTTTCAATAACAAGGTATAACTTTCACAACTCTTTATTATTTACTTGGGTTAAGATAGAACCATTTCATAGTTTTTGTAGCTTAACTAGAACCTTCTAACTTTTCGAAGGCCCAACTAAAAACTTCTCTAGTTTTTATGGCTCAATTAGTAATCCTTCGAATATACAAATTGGTGATATgtgtaagaaaatgaaaaacCTCTAAAATGTATGAGTGTTTGGAAAGCCATATAGTAATTGGATTTTGGTGTAATTACTTGTGTAATTACTCCAATTCTCACCCTCGTCGAAGAGTTGGAAAGTGTAATTGGGTGCTTCAATTATACCCATTTTAATGTGATCCACCAGTTACacccaaattcaattactaagttGCTTTTCAAACATAGCCTAAAGGTTTTCTCAGTTCACTAATTGGCATCTTTCAAGGACAAGGTAACATTCACAACTATCTATTATTTACTTGGGTTAAGGTAGaaccatttcataatttttgtagCTTAACTAGAACCTTGTAACTTTTCGAAGGCCCAACTAAAAATCTCTCTAGTTTTTATGGTTCAATTAGTAATCCTCTGAATATACAAATTGGTGATTtgtgtaaaaaaatgaaaatcctCTAAAATGTAGGTGTTTACAAAGTTTAGCTtattaaaagatgaaataaaactATACAAAAATTTACAACGAAGCTCTCTAAAATATATGTACAAGAAATTAAATAGGGAATTGAAAGCTCTCTTGTATACGCACTTTAATTTTTGTTTGGATATGTGTCTCTTACTTTTTGGAGTGTTTTTTCAAATGTATTTACATCAACGGACTCGTTTTTACCTTTTTGAAGTCATCGAGGATGAAAAATAACCATTGAAAGTACAAAAACCATGTTTTGGAGCAATACATAAAAGATGCCCATTAGACATATAGGATCGATCCCTTCATCTCTCccttctaaatttttatttggcGATTGACTTGTCATAGGGTTGAACTCATTCATGAGGGGTTAATCCCACTCTACTAAAATGCTTGAAATGAGTTTAAAACATGTTCAAATACACttgattatatgaaaatttattttaaattttgttatatcaaaagctTAATAAATCAAAAATAACAATTACACCCATATTCTAACATatggataaaaattgaaaaatgaaaaaaaaaatatttgtagaaGGTAAGATTAGGAGGTGTTAAATTAATGAATACGAGATTAGGGTTGTGGTAGGAAAAGAAAGGCACGTGAAACTTGGGCAACTCTTTTGTGAAAGCAACTTGCATGGCATTGTTGCCAAATTAGACAAAATACAGCTTTTGCTTTTCACTACAACTTTTAGTTTAATTGGTCATGAAATTGCAAAACCCACTtcacatttttttatcaaatttatttccTTGTTCCTCCATCAGTGATTTCATTATTTGCCAATCTGATTGAAGTTTACCAATTATAATTAGCAATAAAtggatttattttgatttttatattttttattacaagTGAAATCGAAATGTCCAGGATTTTTTATCTGATTATTTTGTCAATTATACTAGTTTTtaataggggtgagcaaaatttggttcggttcaaaaaaatttaaattttgagttaaatagttcgagttatttgagttaatcaagttattcggataaactcgaataaaaaaattaagtttttcgatTTAACTCGAATATAAATTACGCAATTCGAGTTATCcggaaattcaaataaaaaaaaagaaaaactatgtcgttttgataaatgtttacttatTAAGTTAAAAAGTAAAACCGTTATactgtttatgtagttaaataatcttataaTTCGTCTGCTAATTAAATAATCGGTCCTTATAAACGCAACATTGGGTATAAATAATAGCATTCGTTAACTTGACTCAACTTAGACTTagaattttttgactcgattcgattcaattcgaaaaaGATTCAAATTAAGTTCAGTtactaaaataggattcgtcaactcgactaagTCGAAATTCtttgactcgattcgactcgactcgatcaAAAACTCATCCctaatttttaatgatataaatgaataatttctttttaaaaattaatttattttttaagtttattaaaaaattataatactaGCAACTATGAAATGATGtatattcttctttttttctttttcttttttgtaagcAGACATGAtgtgatttatatttatttgaaaaaaacagaaaatgaaagaaaatttggaaattttgtgGTAGTGTCAGCATAAACAATGAATGAGATGATGATGAGATTTTGAACATACGGTTGCGTCAACCAAAATCTACGATGGTGATTGCGCTTCCACCACCCCATCTCATGAATCATCACGTGGAAAAATGACGTGTTCCAAATTCTGGAGGCACCCAATCTGATACCTAACCCTAAcagttataatttaatttaattttttttaaaaaaaaggggaggATGCCCCCAAAACAGAACCTTGGAACCTTTTCCCCAAATCCACTCAAACTCTCTTACTTTCCCAACCAAAAACTCCTCAATGCTCACCGTATTTACATCATCTGCCACGCTTGTATCCAAATACACTCCCAAATACGTATAAGAATACCCCTAGATTCATgccacaaaaaaagaaaaaaaacctttattatttatttattaaataaataattttattttctctttctcaTCCTCTTTCCTTTCTGTCGGTGTTCAGATCTTGCAACCTCTGCACTCTTCattcacacatttaacttttttttatatataaatatacacatatatatgtatttttattcttTAGTTTCTTGTTTCAAGAAGATAAAAAGGAGGCGAATTTTGGGTTATTGGTTAAGTTTTTGAAGACTTGAAGGGaaagtaaaaaaaggaaaaaaaaaaggaggaagaaaaagaagtgTTGGAAGAGTAGTTTAGACTGAATTATCAAGGAGAGTTCTTGAGAGCTACTTTTTTTTGTATGGTGGTTGAATTGCAATGCTGTTGtaaaagaaggagaagaagaaggagaagaagaagaagaagaagaagaagaagcagagtGTATGAATGATTTAGTTTGGATTTTATTATGTTGGAGAAATCAATGGGATTATGGACTTATGATTCGGAGTCGAGGGAGATGGGGCAAATGTGGATAATTTCTTAGATTTTCTTCTGTTTCTTCATTCAACTTCAACTTTTTCTCTTCATTGGGTTTTTACCATCTGTTTCTTTGTGATCTGGGATTAAATTTGGATTCACAAAAATGCAGCCAGATCACCAAAAGAAGGtgatttttcatttcttttaatctttttttaaatttattttgggtttttgggAGTTTACATTGAGCTTTGAAAATGTTGGGTGGTTAGGTGAGACATATGGGATTGTTGTGTTTTTGGGTGTTTTGTGCTGTGTGAAGATGTCGCAGATATTTTTAGTCAATGAaaggaatgattttatttttagatattttccTCTTTGGTTGAATTAAGTAGAATGCGTTTCGATTATAGGGAGGGAGAGATAAAACAGCATAAATTtaatgcaatatatatatatttatttggaATATCTAAGTTTCATTCTTTTTGTGGGATGCTATCTTTTGAAATAAATGCTTTATACTCCTCTTTGATTCTCATTTGAGGCCAGTTTTATTTACTCTTTctaatatcaatatatatattcttccTAAACTTCTTCTCTGTTTTAAAATGGTTGAGTTTCCCTGCATTTTATATTTGGAAAGTAGGGAATTGTAGTCCATTATTGTTACTTTAAGTCTAATAAGATTGTCTTCCTTTACAACCTGTTTGTTATACTGCCAGTCTGAAACTGGATTACACATATAAAgaattgtgttttaaattttaattgtctttttcttttctcctttcatCTTGAAAATTAGTTGCCTCTGCTGAAAGTAATTGCTTATTGCTTAGCTTATGAGTTTAATATCTGTATGATCATATAGTGATTGAAAAGAAGGAAATTGTAGGGAGTTTTAGTATTTAGTTTTGTCACTGATGTGTTGAAGATACATTACTTTATTGATGACATTGtggtattcttttttttttcttgtttgttaATGATTGCATTTTCAGTATCTTTTTGTCCTACATTTGtatgtttttctttgttttgagtTAAATGGACTGCCTTTGACTGATTCACCATATGCATGTCGTTATTTGTATCTTGTATTGTTGAAAAGTTATGCTTGGGGATCTTGTCTTATATGTATTTTTGTGCCACAGAGTTCAACAGAGATGGACTTTTTCTCTGAATATGGTGATGCCACTAGATTTAAGATTCAAGAAGTTATAGGAAAAGGCAGTTATGGTGTTGTGTGCTCTGCAATTGACACCCATACTGGTGAAAAAGTGGCGATCAAGAAAATACATGATATTTTTGAGCATATTTCTGATGCTGCCCGAATTCTTCGTGAGATAAAGCTGCTCAGACTTCTTCGGCATCCTGATATTGTTGAGATTAAACACATTATGCTGCCTCCATCCCGCAGGGACTTCAAAGATATTTATGTTGTTTTTGAGCTCATGGAGTCAGATCTTCATCAAGTTATTAAAGCTAATGATGATTTGACTAGAGAGCACTACCAGTTTTTCCTTTACCAGCTACTGCGTGCATTGAAATATATTCACACTGGTAATTTTCACTCTATATTGGCTCGACTGCATGTGCTGAGACTTTCACTTGGTTTACAGCTATATCTTTTTCATCTGACCTTTTCAATGGTAACAACTGTTTGTTTTATATGCCATAACATTTGGTAAACATTTTTCTGGTAAATATTTTGTCTAGTCCGAATGTCCAAGTTCCAATTATTTTTAGGTTTCCAAAGTCTGTTTTCAACTTTAGCAAGTCTTTTGTTCTTTCTGTTGTATTCATCTTTGGTAACAACTgctatttttctaaagtttgtcAGTGCTATTTTTCTAATTCAATTTGTTCTCtgttttctgttttcttatatCACCCTCAATGTCTTGTGCTGTCGACAGGATAGATTATTTTTGTAGACTGCAGAATGTATCTGATATTTGCTTTTTTGGCTGCAGCAAATGTCTACCATAGAGACTTAAAACCCAAGAATATTTTGGCAAATGCAAACTGCAAGCTTAAGATATGTGATTTTGGTTTAGCTAGAGTTGCATTTAATGATACACCTATGACAATTTTCTGGACGGTATGCCTTTTAAAATTACCAGTCTTTGATGTTTTCAGATTATAACTGTTTCCTACATTTAGCACAATAGAAAGAACTGATTTGCTGATTTTATGGACTTCTTTGTTGGGCATTTTCAGGATTACGTTGCTACAAGATGGTATAGAGCTCCAGAACTCTGTGGATCCTTTTTCTCCAAGGTAAAGACGTCCTCTTGCATAGACTTTAAAGATTGGAACTCTACAAACCTAAAATCATGTGATGCATTTATTCCCTGTATGAGATCATATTGGATGAAGCTATATTAGTTCATTCTGTGGTGCATGCAATATTCTTTCTAGTTGTTCAGTTTTTTATGTatatctaaatttttaatttggatcaagatttgaatttaaaagtgTGGCTATTTTAACATATGTTCCTGTCTAAAATGCATATAGGTGAATTATTAGGTTGATAAGAACTTCCTAGCATGTAGTACTAAGCAATTTATATCATGAAATGATTGCTTTTTGTCTGCCTAGATGTTCCAATGCAAATTGAATGATTCAAAGTATCTATCTTTATGCTAATATGAGTTTTCTGAATGTTTACTAAACTCGAATTATTTTCTAGTACATGTCATTCCCACTTccatacttttcaatttttaatgaatgCAAAGTTTTTTGAAATGGTGTGTGTTGTGTACTTTTATCCATATTATTTTATCAAACTCAAATTTGGTTTTAGCAGAACATTCAGAAAACATTTTATTAGCAATGTAGCATGCGAGTTATGATATACTTCAGCCTATATATCCCATCCTGTATTAGCAACATATAAGATGAAGCATTTCACAATGGATTTCTGTTCATTTTCCAAtttttgattctttttctttttactttgaatGGTTGCTGCATGAttggttttcttttaatttgcgAGGTTTTGATTGGTGTTCATATTACTTGGAATAAATGCTTCATGGTGGTGTTCCTGTTTATTTTCCGATCTCTGATTGTTATCCTTGTTGCTTAAAATTAATGCAGTATACACCTGCAATTGATATATGGAGTATAGGGTGCATCTTTGCTGAGGTATTAACTGGGAAGCCACTTTTTCCGGGTAAAAACGTAGTTCACCAGCTGGATTTGATGACTGATCTGCTTGGTACACCTTCATTAGATACCATCTCTCGAGTATGCACGTGAAGACTTCTGAGCAGTTTTTTTATCATAAAGACATAATTGCTATTAACTTCTTTTTCCTATTCTTGTTCACAGGTTCGTAATGAAAAGGCAAGAAGATACTTAACTAGCATGAGAAAAAAGCAATCGATCCCATTTGAACAAAAAATTCCAAATGCAGATCCTTCGGCTCTACGTCTACTGCAAAGATTGCTTGCCTTTGATCCAAAAGACCGGCCAACAGCTGAAGAGGTCTGTGGTTGTTGGAGAGTATTGGTTTCTTCCCTGACAATTTGTTGCTGCAAATTTTCTTTTAACTACATAAATGATATCAATCCGCATTGTGAGTTTATAACACTAACATCTTTTAATTTGGTATGTTTCAGGCTCTTGCTGATCCTTACTTTAAGGGGCTGGCAAGAGTTGAGAGGGAGCCTTCATGTCAACCAATTACAAAGATGGAGTTTGAATTTGAGAGGCGAAGGGTCACAAAAGATGATATACAAGAGCTAATTTTCCGTGAGATACTGGAGTACCATCCTCAGCTGCGGAAAGATCATATGAATGGAACTGAGAGGGCAAACTTTCTCTATCCAAGGTTTCATTTATTGTTTATTCGTTGCTTTTCTCATTATCCTAAACTTACCAAACTTCATTAGTAATCAATCTGCTGCTGCTTGTAGTTATTTCTAATGTATAGTTTTTAATGCAGTGCGGTTGATCAATTCAAAAAGCAGTTTGCACATCTCGAGGAAAATGGTGGTAAAAGTGCACCAGTTATTCCACTCGAAAGAAAGCATGTCTCCCTTCCGAGGTAGATATTATTCTCTACCTTTTACtttcaattttcatttcatgGCCGAACGTGTGCTTGTGGACTTCCAAAAAAAATACTATTGATGCACTTATAATGTATGGTATACAGGTATAGTGTAGTAAAAAATATTGAGAGCCAAATACCTTGCTTCTACTTTTGCAGTGGAAATGCTCTTCAATGAgccaaaagaaaggaaaaaggctATTGGTAGAGCATCATTTTTTTATGTTACCTTTTATTGGAACTGGTTGGTTGTTCGTAcagcaattttattttattttgctttaatCTGATGGTTGAAACTGTAATCCTATGAATTTTACAGGTCAACAATTGTACATTCCAATACCATTGCCCCTAAAGAGCAGCAGCCAAGCCTCAAGTCCTTAAAAGAGAGACAAAATGCAGAGGAGGCATATCAAGCCTCAAAATCCTTGCAGGCACAACAAAGAATCCCTCTAGGTATGTTTAATGTCTTAGATTATCCTAGCACACCCTTCCTTCTAATTCTGTTCGCTCTTTTATTTTTGGTGCTTGAACGGACATATTTTCTCTATTCAGCTAAACCGGGAAAGATAGTAGGCCCCGTTGCGCTGTATGAGAATGGAACAATCATGAAAGATGCCTATGATACGAGAACGTTCATAAGAAGCACAGGTCTTCCACCACAGGCTGTCCACCCTGCATATACTTATTCAAAATCTAACACTGGAAATCAAGAAAGAAGCGAAAGGGAGTTGCCTTCCCAAGCTAAACAAGGTCCTCAATGCAGCATGGCAGCCAAATTTGCACCGGATATAGCTATCAACATCGACTCGAACCCATTTTTCATGACCAGAGTGAAGAAGGTGGAGCCGGCTGACAATAGAATCACCAATGATACGAACTTGCTGCAGGCAAGAGGTCATTATAGTGGAATAGGTGTTGGTGCAAGTGCTGCAGCAACAGGCCCTGCTCAACGGAAGGCGGGAACGGTTCAATATGGCATGACAAGGATGTATTAGTGAAGGATTAGGGGAAGTGTTACGAAGTAAATGGATCCTTTTGTTTAGTGGAGTCTGTAAAAAGTGAGGAAAGCTAGCTTTCTCAGGTAAACCATAGGCTCTAATGGGAAAAATACTACATGTCATacgtttaattttattatatagaataaaaataataataacactcTTCGTCCGGTATGGTTTAATTACATGCAATGTAATGTAAGATTGGATCATATACTTGTGTTTGattcaatcaataaaatttgGTACTATCATATCACTGCGCTATATACTCATGCTTGgttcaataaatatatttttatgattttggttCATTCTAATCTATtaccaaaaatatgaatttatatatttgtaGATTTTAAGTGAGGTTTGTTTATTGAGTGAATTAAACAGTGTGATCAATTCATTTATATCTTgttttttgttaattaaataaatcatttaaaattagcTTATTGCCGGTTAttgtataatttataaattatcattgtttatatttttattcgaACTCGAGGCGAAGCCTCTAAGGGTACCCCTCTTATGTGCATGACaccaaattaataatttctcCTTGATCTATCTTGGGACAATTTCTCTCAATTTGGGTTGGCAGTCTTTGGTTCATTTCCCGAACTTTATATTAGCGGATAGGCCGCTAAGCGATCTTCCCCTGGCTAACCTTGTAGCCATTCGACAAGCTTTGATATTTTTTCAGGTGTCTTGCCATAGGCGCGGACTTTGTCCTTTACTTATGTACATTCTTTCCTTCATTTATCTCCCTTTTCGGATATCCTTCTACTCATAAATTTTAATCATTAATCACATAGATGGATGTTCATTACCAGTATAGATTCTCTTTTCCACCTTGGACTTATAAGGTAGGCAAGATGCCTAACACCCTAATTACCTTTTAGTTTTGCCACTGTCAAGTTGGACTCAAGAATTGTCGTTGCCGAGGGAGTGCTGTGAGATGAGAATAGGGATTGAATTTTTGAGTATAACTATTATTTGGGGAAGTGTTTAGTTTTTGATGTTGAATTATAGAGTATTTTAGATGAGTTTATTCTTCTCTAAAGACAAGGGTTCAATAGGGTGATAATTCAATCTGACAGCTTGCAGGCAGTGATAGCTATTAAAGATAATACATCAGTGAATTTGAGTTCTACGTTACTCAGGCAGATCTAACTAATTTTGATGCAAGGAGGACAATGGATTCTTAAGCATATTCCTAGAGAGACCAACAAAATTGCTTATTGTCTAGCTAAAATGACTTCTGAGAGTGAGACAGGTGTGCAGATGTTTGATAATCCACCTGGAAATATTCTTGAAATCTTATCTTAAATGATACTTTTCCCCAGTTTAAATTAATGTAATCGTtataattgtttaaaaatatattgggataaatttatttaattaaatgaataaaccaatcacaatttaaaaattttaaaccaataCAAGTTCAACACGAATAACACTGAGAGTGAGttatacaaatatttatttactaaatatttaatttttttaaaaattatacgcAACTCTCACCTTAATTTtactaaatgattttttttttttagcttttctcCGGTTATCATCGTTGCCGCCTCACCATTCGTTCCTTTCGAAACCGTTATTTTCCCGGATTTTCGaatctaaatttttctttttttcttcttgacATTTTCatggaaattaatttttttttaaaaatttggttttcatttttcatttttttctctgtGATTTTTGCAGGcatccaaagaaaagaaaatgacaaCGAGGAGCGATGAGAATGAAGCCAAACTAAAGGAACTGTCTAAAAAATTGGAAGCGCTTCAGAAAGAAAAGCTTGAATTGAGG from Gossypium hirsutum isolate 1008001.06 chromosome D04, Gossypium_hirsutum_v2.1, whole genome shotgun sequence encodes:
- the LOC107959718 gene encoding mitogen-activated protein kinase 20; its protein translation is MQPDHQKKSSTEMDFFSEYGDATRFKIQEVIGKGSYGVVCSAIDTHTGEKVAIKKIHDIFEHISDAARILREIKLLRLLRHPDIVEIKHIMLPPSRRDFKDIYVVFELMESDLHQVIKANDDLTREHYQFFLYQLLRALKYIHTANVYHRDLKPKNILANANCKLKICDFGLARVAFNDTPMTIFWTDYVATRWYRAPELCGSFFSKYTPAIDIWSIGCIFAEVLTGKPLFPGKNVVHQLDLMTDLLGTPSLDTISRVRNEKARRYLTSMRKKQSIPFEQKIPNADPSALRLLQRLLAFDPKDRPTAEEALADPYFKGLARVEREPSCQPITKMEFEFERRRVTKDDIQELIFREILEYHPQLRKDHMNGTERANFLYPSAVDQFKKQFAHLEENGGKSAPVIPLERKHVSLPRSTIVHSNTIAPKEQQPSLKSLKERQNAEEAYQASKSLQAQQRIPLAKPGKIVGPVALYENGTIMKDAYDTRTFIRSTGLPPQAVHPAYTYSKSNTGNQERSERELPSQAKQGPQCSMAAKFAPDIAINIDSNPFFMTRVKKVEPADNRITNDTNLLQARGHYSGIGVGASAAATGPAQRKAGTVQYGMTRMY